The following are from one region of the Amycolatopsis sp. QT-25 genome:
- a CDS encoding beta/gamma crystallin domain-containing protein, translating to MRKSLKRLSVVGAAALGLLVAIPASPAFAIGEVACGDRDDFLKLDISFGNGMGTNRCFANGGVTGTNIGGVYNIFSGNNKATVNYERNGRYESTTLGYRQGVGFPGTVRVYEVRIW from the coding sequence GTGCGAAAGAGTCTCAAGAGGCTTTCGGTCGTCGGCGCGGCCGCCCTCGGCCTGCTCGTCGCGATTCCCGCCAGCCCCGCCTTCGCCATCGGCGAGGTCGCCTGTGGTGACAGGGACGACTTCCTGAAACTGGACATCTCGTTCGGAAACGGGATGGGTACCAACCGGTGCTTCGCCAACGGCGGCGTCACGGGCACGAACATCGGTGGCGTCTACAACATCTTCTCGGGCAACAACAAGGCGACCGTCAACTACGAACGGAACGGCCGGTACGAGTCGACCACTCTCGGATACCGGCAGGGGGTCGGCTTTCCCGGGACCGTTCGGGTGTACGAGGTGCGCATCTGGTGA
- the map gene encoding type I methionyl aminopeptidase, whose amino-acid sequence MIELKTPAEIDRMHVTGRFVAEVLTEVGRLADVGVNLMDLEHHVRGMIRRRGAESCYWDYAPSFGKGPFRNVVCLAVNDAVLHGLPHDYTLRDGDVLTADLAVKIDGWAADSARTVIVGTPAEEDLRIIRATEEALEAAIEVARPGNRLGDISAAIWAVARDYGYPVNTEFGGHGIGRTMHEELHIPNKGKAGRGLKLRPGLTVALEPWFARTTDKIIFDDDGWTIRSADGSRTAHSEHTVAITEDAPLVLTRREHEASVTPLSTKDSQRAE is encoded by the coding sequence ATGATCGAACTGAAGACGCCCGCCGAGATCGACCGCATGCACGTGACCGGGCGTTTCGTCGCCGAGGTGCTCACCGAGGTCGGCAGGCTCGCCGACGTCGGCGTCAACCTGATGGACCTGGAACACCACGTACGCGGCATGATCCGGCGACGCGGGGCGGAGTCGTGCTACTGGGACTACGCGCCGTCCTTCGGCAAGGGGCCGTTCCGCAACGTCGTCTGCCTGGCGGTCAACGACGCCGTCCTGCACGGCCTGCCCCACGACTACACGCTGCGCGACGGGGACGTGCTCACCGCGGATCTGGCGGTGAAGATCGACGGTTGGGCGGCCGACTCGGCGCGCACGGTCATCGTCGGGACGCCCGCCGAAGAGGACCTGCGGATCATCCGCGCCACCGAAGAGGCGCTGGAGGCGGCGATCGAAGTGGCGCGTCCCGGCAACCGTCTGGGTGACATCTCCGCGGCCATCTGGGCGGTCGCCCGCGACTACGGCTATCCGGTGAACACCGAGTTCGGCGGCCACGGCATCGGCCGCACCATGCACGAGGAACTCCACATCCCCAACAAGGGCAAAGCGGGCCGCGGCCTGAAGCTCAGGCCGGGGCTGACCGTCGCGCTCGAGCCCTGGTTCGCCCGCACGACCGACAAGATCATCTTCGACGACGACGGCTGGACCATCCGTTCCGCCGACGGCTCACGCACGGCCCACTCCGAGCACACGGTGGCCATCACCGAAGACGCCCCCTTGGTGCTCACCCGGCGCGAGCACGAGGCCTCCGTCACCCCTTTGTCCACAAAGGACTCTCAACGCGCCGAGTGA